CAAGCGGCAATGGGAGCTTCAATCGATGATCATTCCCGGCGTTATCTTCATGTTTATCTTCTGCTACATCCCGATTTACGGTTTGACGATTGCGTTTAAGAACTACACCGTTATCGATACGTTGGATTCCGCTCCGTGGGTGGGGCTGGATAATTTCAAAATTATTTTGTCGGACAAGTATTTTTGGGATTCCGTCGTTAACACGCTGGGCATCAGCTTCTTGAAATTGGCGATCGGCTTTGTCATTCCGATCATTCTGGCCATTATGATTTATGAGGTCGGCATGGGGCGTTTCAAAAAATTCGTCCAAACCGTGTCGTATCTGCCTCACTTCTTGTCCTGGATCGTATTGGGCGGCATGCTCATTACCTGGTTCTCGACATCCGGCTTGTTCAACGAGATATTGCTTAGTCTGGGCCTGATCTCGCAGCCGCAAAACATTTTGCTCGACCCGAGCAAATACTGGTGGATCGCGACTTTGTCGGATATATGGAAAGAGGCCGGATGGGGAACGATTCTGTATCTGGCGATCATGGCCAAGATTGATCCGACCTACTATGAGGCCGCAAGAATTGACGGGGCTAGCCGACTAAGACAGATTTGGAACATCACCTTACCGAACATGAAGATGATTATCAGCTTGAACCTGATCCTGACTGTAAGCGGTTTATTGGGATCGAATCTGGATCAAACCCTGGTGCTCATGAATTCGCAGAACCGGGAAAAGGCCGAGGTCATTAACTCGTACGTGTACCGGATGGGTATGACGCAGGGCGATTTCTCTTATGCGACCGCCGTTGGTTTGGGTGTATCCATCATCTCCGTCATTCTGCTTGTTACGGCCAACAAAGTGACCAGTAAATTGAATGATAATCAATCCGTCCTGTAGGTCATGCAAAAGGGAGGCATTACGGTGAATTTGAAAGCAGCAAAAGGGGATCTCGATAGCCGGATCTTTGATACGATCAACATCATTTTACTGGTTACGTTTACCATCATCATTGTCGTTCCGTTATGGAACGTTGTCGTTTCATCCTTTAGCTCGGGCAGGTCTCTTGCCGAGGGCGGGTTCATCTTCTGGCCTACCGAATTCTCGCTTGAGAATTATCAGGCCGTGTTCAGGGATGCAAACATATGGAATGCCTTTTTCATCTCGGTGGCCAAAACCGTGATTGGTGTCATCACGCACGTGTTCTTCTGTGCCATGGTGGGTTACGGCTTGAGTAAAAAATACGTCCGCGGCCGCAAGTTCTATGTCGCAATGGGTGTCGTCACCATGTTTTTCTCGGGCGGCATGATTCCGACGTATTTGTTAATCAAAGACTTGGGGCTGTTAAACAGCTTCTGGGTTTATATTATCCCCGCTCTATTAAGCTTTTACGATGTCATTATTCTGATGAACTTCTTCCGAAACGTGCCGGATTCCCTGGAAGAGTCGGCGAAGATCGACGGCGGGGGCGACTGGAGGATTTTCCTGAGCATCTTTATTCCTCTTTCCATGCCGGCCATGGCGACGATTGCCTTGTTTAACGGGGTCGGGCAATGGAATGATTTTATGACAACCAAATTGTATATCACGGACCAAGCGCTCTATCCATTACAGATGATGCTGTATGAGATTATTGTGCAGTCCCAGACGCAATCGATGCAAAACATCGGGTCCGTCGCGATCCAGACGACCACCAAAGGGGTCCAACTAGCAACCATTGTCGTGACGACGCTGCCAATTGTTGTGATGTATCCAATATTACAGAGATATTTTATCTCCGGCATGATGCTCGGAGCTGTTAAAGAGTAGAGAAGCTGCTCTTTAAAGGAGTGGAGCAGAAGCAAGCCTGTAAAAGATTGGGGTCTAACAAGTAAGCGCTTTTATTTAAAAGGGAGGGTTACAGGATGTTGATGAACAAAGCTTTTGGCAAGAAAGGACTTACGCTGATTACGGCACTGATGGCAGTTGTGCTGGTTGTGAGCGGCTGCGGCGGATCAGGCGGCAATTCCGGCTCCAAGAAGGAAAATTGGGTTTCGATCGAGGGTCGTTATACACCGGATCCCGAGACGCCGGCTTGGCAGCTGGATAAAAAAGAAGAGACGACCGAGCTGACTTGGTACGTGAATGCGGACTGGTGGAACACGGATTTTGGCAAGGACGTTGTAACCAAGAAGATTAAGGAAGACCTGAACATCAATATCAAATTCATCACGGGTGACGACACCAAGCTGAATACGTTTTTTGCCGGTGGGGAGATGCCGGATCTGATCACGACGTTTGACTCCAACTCCCCGGTCGTGCAGAAGGCGGCGACATGGGCGCTGCCGCTGAACGATCTTGCCGAGAAATATGATCCATACTTCAATAAGGTAGCGGCGCAGGATACGCTCAACTGGTTCCAACTGAAGGATGGCAAAACCTACGGATATCCGAACTACTCCAATACGCAGGAAGACTATGACAGCGGTAACATTCCGGCCAAAACGGCATTTATTATCCGCAAGGATGTTTACGAAGCGTTAGGTAAGCCTGTTATGGGAACGCCGGAAGAGTTCCAGGCCGTTCTCGCTGATATCAAGAAGCAATTTCCTGCTCTGATTCCACTCGGCTTCAACTCCATTGGTGAAGGAACGGGCTCGCTTGGCGACGTGCTGCAGGATTTCATCGGCGTGCCGTTGGAGGAGAATGGCGGTTTCTATAACCGTAACCTGGATGAAGATTATCTGACTTGGGTGAAAGCGTTCAATACCGTGTACCGGGACGGCGCGATTAGCGATGACAGTTTTGCCGATGACGGAACGGCTTTTGAAGAGAAGGTTAAAGCAGGCAAATACGCAACGATTATGCTAGACGGTACGCCGCAGCAGGGCGGTAACCTGCAAAGCTTCTACAGCAACAATAAAGGGAAAGAGTACATTGCAATTGACGGGCCGCAAAGCACGGCAGGGCGTAAGCCGATGTTGAATCAATCCGGCATCACCGGCTGGATGATTAGCTTCATTACGAAAAAAAATGCAGATCCTGCCAAGTCCATTCAGCTGTTCACGTACCTGCTAAGCGAAGAAGGACAAATGCTGATGAACTATGGCATCGAAGGCGAGACCTACCAAGTGAATGCGGACGGAACGGTTGAGTTCCTCCCTGCCGTGAAGGATCTTCAGATGAACAATCCGGATACGTTCAAGAAGGATTACCGCATGGGCGAATTCATGTTCTTCGGGCATGACCGCCATAAAGCGCTGAGCGGGGATGCTTTCCCGGATGCGATCAAGCAAATGCAGGAATGGGGAAAAGGCAAGCTGACGCCGCACTTTATTTTGGAGAATATCAACCCGGATCAGGGAACGCCGGAAGCGCGCTCTCTGACAGCCATCAATACAAAATGGAACTCCACGCTTGTCAGCATGATTCGTTCCAAGGATGATGCAGCCTACAACAACCTCTTAAACGAATACAAAAAGTTCCTGGACGATAACAACTGGGATAAAATCGTCGAAGTCCGCAATGAGAAGATGAAGGCGAACAAAGAGAAGCTGGGCCTGAAATGAGTTAACGTTTATGGATGGGAGAGCCCCTTTCTTGACAGGGAAGGGGCTCTTTCCAAGTTAACTTTCAAATAGGGCGGGATAGGAAAGCCAGAAGACCATAAGAAACCTGGAGGGAAACAGCATGCTGAACATGACCATCTACCAGTCAAACGGGGAAGAGGAATTATTCGTTAGGAAAGACAAGGAGCAGCTAGCTCCCGGAACTTCGGACGCGCAGCATACGGTTGTTATCGATGAGGAGCAGACGTTTCAGGAGATGGACGGCTTCGGCGCGTCCTTCACGGACTCCGCTGCTTATCTGATCCATCAAGTGCTGGAGACGAAGCAGCGTTCGGAGCTCATGACACGATTGTTCGATCCGAACGAAGGTATCGGGTTATCCGTACTCCGCCAACCGATGGGCGCATCCGATTACGCGCGAGACTTCTACAGCTACAATGATATGCCTGAGGGCCAAACGGATGTGGAACTGAATCAGTTCTCCATTGCGCATGACGAGGAAGATATCATTCCTCTCCTGAAGGAAGCGCTGCGGTTGAACCCGGATGTCAAGCTAATGGGTTCCCCATGGAGTCCGCCAGGCTGGATGAAAACGAGCGGGTCGATGATCGGCGGAGAGCTGAAACTTGAATACTATGCGGTGTATGCTAATTATTTTGTACGTTACATTCAGGGGTATGAAGCCAACGGGCTGCCGATTTATGCGATCACGCCGCAAAATGAGGCATTGTATTCGCCAGGACATTACCCCGGCATGATCATGCTGCCCGAGGCGCAAAGCGATTTCATCAAGAACCATCTGAAGCCGCAATTCGTTAAGAACGGCATTGATACAAAAATCCTTTGTTATGACCATAACTGGGACAAGCCGGACTACCCGCTGACCGTTTTTGAGCAAGCGGGTGACGCCGTGGATGGTGTCGCTTGGCACTGGTACGGCGGCAAGCCGTCGGCCCAATCCGAAGTGTTCGATGCATTTCCGGGGAAAGAGGTTCATTTCACGGAAGGATCAGGCGGGGAGTGGATTCCGCCGTTCGAGCAGGCCTTCTCCAATGTGATGCGAACCGGAATCGAGATACTCCGCAATCACAGCAAGTCTTATGTGCTGTGGAACATGGCGCTGGACGAGAAGAACGGACCTGCCGTGCCGGGCTTTGGCAAAAGCACCTGCCGCGGCATTGTGACGGTGAATCAGCAAACGAAGGAGCTTACCTATACGCTGGATTTCTATGCACTGGCGCATTTTAGCAAGGTGATCCGTCCGAAAGCGGTTCGTATTGCTTCTACCAGCGATGAGTCCATCCGTTCGGTAGCATTCAAGAATACGGACGGTTCGATTGCCGTCGTTATGTTTAACGACAGCGAGCAAGAGGAGAATGCTGCACTGCATATGCAGGGAACGGAGCGGCTTAACCTCCGCCTTGCACCGAAAAGTGCCGTGTCCGTTTTAATAGAGGAGTAATTCTGAGGCAACAGTTCATAGATTTAGACAAGATAAGGCACCTTTGTCGGCGCCGTTAGCCCTTTCGGTTGATGGTTGCCTCGGCGTAGGTGTCTTTTCATATATAGAGTTGGTTATTTCATATAGAAACGGTAGAATAATAACAAGAATAAGGTTTACCAAAGAAAATACAGGTGACAATCATGACCATTAAAACGTTATTTATTGCTCCGTATCCCGCTATGAGCCATTTAATAGAAGAATGCCGGAAGGAAGAGCCGGAGCTGGAAGTCCGAGTCGAGGTCGGCAATTTACTAGAAGCGGTTCCTCTGGCAAAAGAAGGCGAACGCCTGGGATATGACGTGATCATTAGCCGGGGCGGTACGGCCAAGCTGATCGAGCCCGAGGTGGGCATTCCCGTTATCGATGTCCATGTTTCAGGCTATGACATGCTGCGCGTGCTCACCTTGGCCAATCATTTTCCAGGCAAAAAAGCCATTGTGGGCTTCTCCAATATTACGCTCGGAGCCAAAGCCATTACCGATGTGCTGGATATCGAGGTGGATGTGTTCACGGTAGAGAAGGCGCAAGAGGTGGACCGGCTGCTGGAGGATCTGAAGGCGAAGGGCTTCGAATTAATCATGGGCGATGTGGTGACGATGGAGGCAGCCGCCAAGCACCACTTGGAAGGGATTCTGATCCAATCCGGGCGCGAGGCCATTTTCGATGCGTTTCAAAAGGCCAAGTCGGCGTTTCGGTTACATGAACGGACGCAGTGGGAAATATCCTTTCTGCAAACACTGCTGGAGGAAACGGCCGCGAACCTTACCGTATTGGATGCTGAGGGAGAGGTTGTATATGAACAGTGGCCGGATTTCGGTTCCTGTCCGCTCCCTGTGGAAGCCTTACAAGCCGATCTTCGGCTAAACCGGGAGGCGGAGGCCTCCATCCTGATACATGAAAACGGAACCCGGAAGCTTAAACAGAAAAGGACGCTGAAAGTGATACAGGGAAAACGGTACTACCTGTACACTTTTTCCGAGGTGAAGCAGAATGGGGAGGCCGCAGGCTATCATGTCGAGGCGATCACCCAATTGCCGATGTTGATTTCGCAAAGCGAAGCGATGCACGGTTGCCTGCAGCGGATCGAGGATCTACTGGACAGCCGCATCCTGATTCTCATCGGTGAAGCCGGAACAGGCAAGCAGCTGCTCTCCCGGTATATTCATTACCGCAAGAACGAAGGCCAGGGCTTGTATGTCCGGCTTACCGCAAAGCAGGCCATGGCCTTGTCGGGAAAAGACGAAGAAGAAGCTTGGGACAACGATATCCGCACGCTCTACATCCATGGATTGGAAACGATCGCTCCACAAGAAATGACGAATTTGAAGCCGTGGATGAACGAGATGAAAGACCGGGGGTTCACGATCATCCTCTCGCTGGAAAAGGATGATTCGAATTATCATCCACTCCTGCTGGACGAGGAGGCGGCAAGAATCGCCGTGCCGGCTCTGCGTGAGCGCAGGGAGGACATCAAGCCGCTGGTGACTTATTATATTGCGTCCTATCATGGAACGTTAGGGACTTCACCAATCAAGATCAAGGATGAAGCGATTCTCCTGCTGACCCAGTACGATTGGCCGGGCAACGTGTCGGAACTGAAAATCCTGCTCCAGGACGCAGTGACGGAGGAGAAGGGCTACGTGATCGGCAAGCCACTCATTTCCCGGCTTCTAGCCAAGAAGGAAGAACATCCGTCAGCTGCGATGGGCCCTGAGTTTCTTCGCGGTACGCTGGATGAGATCGAGAAGAGGATTATCGACGCGATTATGGAGGAAGAACAATTTAATCAGACGAAGGTTGCGGAACGGCTCGGAATCAACCGTTCGACCCTGTGGAGAAAGCTGAAACAATAGTTTCAGCTTTTTTTGTTTTGCGATCAATAGATCCCTCCGTTTCGGTAGATATTAGGGGAGTAGGAATATATTACAACAAGCTAGAGACAGCGCTGCAATCAATTGTTTAAATTTGCAACAATTAATCCTTAATATGTTGCAAATTTAATTGAATGCACTTACAATTATCCATGCAAGCGATTTCAAAATGAAATCACTGTTTAATATTGAAACAATTATTAAAGGGGTGTTACAATAATGAAGATTAAAGCGACGTTGGATCGGATTCCTGGAGGTATGATGGTGGTGCCGTTGCTTATTGCAGCAGTCATCAACACCTTTGCACCGGATCTACTCCGGATCGGGAATTTCACGGAGTCTCTATTTGTAAACGGTTCAAGTACATTGATTGCGCTGTTCCTCCTCTGTACGGGGGCACAGATTAACGTCAAGTCCTTTGGTGTTTCCGTCGGAAAAGGGGCCACGCTGCTTGTCACGAAGTGGGTGGTCGGCGCAGCGTTCGGTCTGATTGCTTACCTGTTTGCCGGAGAGAATGGATTGTGGCTGGGTTTGGCGCCGATTGCCGTCATTGCGGCGATGACCAACAGTAATGGGGGATTGTTCGTAGCCTTGGTAGGCCAATACGGCAGTAAGGAAGACCGTGCCGCCTATTCACTGCTTGCCCTGAATGACGGACCTTTCCTCACCATGGTTGCGTTATCGATCTTCGGCGCCATGGGATTCGTGGACGGCATGTTCTCCTTCGTGTCCTTTATCTCCGTTCTTCTTCCGATTATTGTAGGGATGGTGCTGGGTAATCTGGATGAAGAGATGCGCAAGTTTTTGGACAAAGGCAGCTCCATGCTGATTCCGTTCTTTGCATTTGCGCTCGGAATGGGCATTGACTTCGGAGCGATCGTGGATGGCGGCTTGTCGGGTATCATTCTTGGATTACTGACGGTTTTTGTTACAGGTACGGCAGGATACTTTGTGTTTAAAGCATTGAAATGGAATCCGATCGTGGGGGCTGCGGAAGGCTCCACAGCCGGTAATGCCGTGGCTACGCCTGCCGCGATTGGGGTGGCGAATGCATCCTTTGCGGCATTTACCGATATTGCGACGGTGCAGGTTGCAGCGTCCGTGGTAACGACCGCCATCCTGCTTCCTTTATATGTCGGATTTTTAGTGAAGCGTCTAGAGAAGAAAGGGCACTCATTTGATACAAATACAGCAGATGCCGAATCATAGAAGGTGTGATGAAATGTGATAAAACAAATTGGAATCATCGCGGACGATTTGACCGGTGCGAATGACTCTGGCGTACAATTGGCGAAGAAGGGACTGGTTTCCACCGTTGTATTCGATCATCGCCATTACCGTCAGGACACCCGTGCCGAAGTGTTGATCGTGGATACGGATAGCAGGGCGAAACGCAGCGTGGACGCCTATGAAGCGGCGTACGAAGCCGCTCATTTCCTTGAAGAGCAGGGTTGCCGCCACATCTACAAGAAGCTGGACTCCACCTTGCGCGGGAATGTTGCAGAGGAACTGCGGGCGGTGCAGAAGGTATTCCAACCGGACTTGGTGCTGATCGCCCCGGCTTTTCCAAAAATGAACCGTACGACGGTACAGGGACATCACTATGTTCAAGGTGTACTGATCACCGAGACGGAGTTTGCCAAGGATCCCAAAACGCCCGTCATGGAAAGCTATATCCCGAAGCTGCTGCAGAAGGAAGGAGAGCCTGAGGCGGTGCTGGTTTCATCAAGTCAAGTGCGACAGCCCGCCGAGCAATTTATGCCATGGCTCCAATCCAAGCTAGCGGAAGGTCAAACCTGGTTTGTATGCGATAGTGAGACGGAAGCGGATTTGCAGGCGATATCGGCATTATTTTCACAGCTGGACAAGAAGATTCTATGGGCTGGTTCTGCCGGACTAATCGAATACTTGCCGGAGGCGCTGTCTCTGACTTCCATGGAGAAGGGGAGCCAAGACTGGGCCCAGGCGGATAAGGCGCTGATCGTATCAGGAAGCTTGTCCCAAACGACCCGGCGACAGCTTCGTGCCGTCGAAGATATGCCTGACTCGTTGATGCTGGAGATCGATCCGGCCGCACTGATTCGTGAAACTTACGATACAGAGGAGGCCCTGCAGCAAATCGCACAGGATATGGACAAGCGCTACCTGGTCCTGTACGTGGACGCTTCGGAAGAAAACCGCAGACTTGCAAAAGAAGCAGGGGATGAGCGAGGATTATCTTCAACCGAGGTAAGCGAAGCGATCTCCCTGGGACTCGGAAGAATGACAAAAGCCATTTTACAGGCATACGCTGAGATCCAGGGGTTGGTATTAACCGGCGGTGATACGGCTAAGGCTATCTGTATCGAACTTGGAATGGGAGAAATGCAGCTGTATTCGGAAGTAGAGCCCGGCCTGCCGTTCGGAAGGCTTCAGGGCATGGAGAAAGGTTACTGGACCGTCACCAAAGCCGGGGGCTTCGGCAATGATCAATCCCTGGTAGATTCCTTGCACTATATAACAAATAAGAAAAAGGTGAGAACATGAGCCAGCATAAACCGGTTATCGGGATTACAATGGGAGACGCCGCAGGCGTAGGTCCTGAAATTATACTCAAGAGCCTCATGAATGAGGAGATGTATCATATTAGTCACCCGGTTGTGATCGGGGACGTGAAGATATTGGAGCGGGCAAAGGCCTTTGTGGGCAGTGACTTGGCTATAGAAGTGATTACTGCCGATGAGCTCGAGCAGGTGGACTACCGTTTTGGCACGGTTCATGTGCTTGATCTGGATCTGCTCCCAGCGGACTTGCCGATTGGACAAGTTGCTCCGGAAGCTGGACACGCCGCGTTTAAATTTTTGGAGACGGCCATCGAATTGGCGAAGGATCATAAAATTCAGGCTATATGCACCGCTCCGCTGAATAAGGAAGCCCTGCATAAAGGGGGCCATAAATATCCGGGCCATACGGAGATTCTGGCGGATTTGACCGGAACGACGGACTACTCCATGATGCTGTCTGCACCGAATCTGAAGGTCATTCACGTTACGACGCATGTTGGCATCATCGACGCTGTCCGTTCGATAAACCCGGAGCGCGTATACCATGTCATTAAGCTTGCTCATGAGACACTGCAGAAGTCCGGCATCGCCGCTCCGCGGATTGCCGTTTGCGGAATCAATCCTCACGCCGGCGAGAACGGATTGTTCGGATATGGCGAAGAGGAAGAGAAAGTCATACCTGGCGTCGAGAAGGCACAGGCGGAAGGAATCCAGGTCGTAGGCCCGCTGCCGGCCGATACGCTGTTCTTCCGGACGGTTCGCGGTGACTTTGACATCGTAGTGGCTATGTATCACGATCAGGGGCATGGTCCCGTCAAAGTGCTTGGCTTGGATGCAGGCGTCAACATTACCGTTGGCCTTCCGATTATCCGCACCAGCGTCGATCACGGAACGGCGTTCGACATTGCCGGTCAAGGCATCGCCGACGAGAAAAGCTTGATGGAAGCGATCCGTCAGGCGGCGGAGCTGGCGCCTAAAGTCTAATGATGTTGTTGATGGGCGGGTATAGCGGCCGCCATTACCTTTTTAATCGAAGTGACAGCAGAAGATTCCGCAGGAATCAAGCTGTCCATGACAAAAAGATGACTCCACCTGTGGGGTCATCTTTTTTTATTGTTCCTCCAGTCTGTTTGCTGTAACGGAATTCGTTCCTCATGACTGGGATAGTCCAAACACGTAAGACTCCCAGCCTGAAAATGTACGGAACCGCTTGAGCAGAGCCCGCAAGAAACTAAAGATGATGCTGGAGAAGAAGCTGGAAGCGATACGGGATGGCAGGGAAAGGGCGATAAAAGGTGCGCATCCGTCCCCTTGACTTTATCCACTGTGAAGTTCAAGTATGATTTTTCGCTAACATGAAAAGCTCGGATAACCCCAATGAAGAGAAAGGGTGTTTTGGTGACGTCTTTGAATGGGAAGCCTCGGCTGCCGCGAAAAAATCGCGGCTTTTTTTGTATAACAATATAAACATCGTGCCCAAGGCCCAATGAGCAAAGAGTGGCCCTTTAGTCTGTTTAGCTCAAAGTGTATCTTTAGTAATGCTTTTCATAAATAGAAGATTAGAGTACTAGTAGTGCCGAAATCAAATTATAGGTCCCAGGGAGGGTGGGATTGGTATAATATGGCTGTTTTTTTTGCATTTGAAGGACATATGTAGAAGGATGTCGTATTCCCACACCATAAAATCTTTCTTAGTGGGTTACCGTGGGGCAAGTCTTTTTTTGATTAGAGTTCCATCAGAATGGCTTTCCTTTCATGGTAACTCGCAAGCTTAACTGTCAGAGTGAGAGGGGTGATCATCCGAGTACAACTAACAGCTTGAAATGAATCAAGGACATCCGCTGGGTCCTGGGCGAAAGACAGCAAACAGCTCTGTTTCATTTGCTACATAGAGCACCTTCATGTTCTTTGTATTTGCACCGGCTGATGCTTTGGTTCATTGATCAATTAACGCGTTACATAATGATGCTAAAGGAGACCTCGTTACATACACAAGCGAAGTAACTCTTAAAGAGATCATGCAGAATTTTGAAAAAGGTTAGATTGTGTGAGGAATGGGTAGAAACGTCGAATTGTGCGGTTTTCGGTATAAACAACAAGGCAGGAAGTCAGTTGTCTTTCTCTTAACTTGCAATTAGCAACACAATGCCTTTTACCACGCACCCGCCATGCTGCAACCTACACGGTTCGCAATATGGATGTTGGTTTAGTCGACGGATTAATTATTTGACAGCATTGGAATGGCCCCAAAGCCTTCCCATTGAAGATAGGGAGGAAACAATGAAAAGAAAACCGATAATCAATCGGCGGTTTAAGTATTTGATGGCTGTTTTCATCATTTTGTTTGGTCAGATTCTACCTCTATACCCTCAAAATGCAGAGGCTGCAGCAGGAAAATGGCTGAATTTTAAATATGATGGATTCCCCGAAGATACTTTCAAACAATCGTTTACCGTTAATGGCGCTGCCCAGGTGCCTCCAGGGGAGAATTTTATACGATTGACACCGGCGACTACACAACAAAGCGGATCTGTATTTAACAATACCGCGCTTTGTCCTAGAGATAACTATTCATTCAGTACAGCCTTTTCGTTTAAAATGAGTAATCCAAGTTCTCAAGGTCCAAGCGACGGATTGACCTTTACGATCCAGGCTGGAAAGACCAGTCAGCATGCAGAAGGAGGCGGCTTGGGATATTACGGTATCCAACCGAGTTTTGCCGTTAAATATGACACATTTCTAAACACTGTATATAAGGATCCTTCTGCAAACTACGTTGGACTTGCGGTAAATGGGACGGTAACCAATGATCAAGCAGGCTGGTTTACCGATTTAGGTCCGTATAATACGGCGAATAACACGAACTATGTATTGTCTAACGGAACCATGTACTACACGTGGATCGAATACAATGGTTCAACTCAGAATGTTCAGGTTTATCTGGGCACTTCGCCGGATAGGGTAAATGCCAGAAAGATAATAGATGTCAATGACATCGATCTTAGTTCGATATTTAACGGACAATCGTTTTTTGCCGGTTTTACGGGATCAACAGGGTCTCCGAATTACGAGACTCATGATATCCATAGCTGGTATTTTGTGAATGAGTACGCTCCGATTGAAACGCTCAATCCGCAAAATGATTACGAACTGAACCAGCCGCCAACCGTGCCGGGTGATTCAAAAATCACGGCGGTAAACACCCCCGTATCCGGACAAGTAAACGGCACGGACCCAGATGGAGATTCATTGACGTACGCCAAAGGCGCGACAGATCCTCAGAACGGAACTGTGACGGTTAATGCGGACGGAACTTGGACTTACACTCCA
Above is a window of Paenibacillus sp. FSL K6-1330 DNA encoding:
- a CDS encoding carbohydrate ABC transporter permease, with amino-acid sequence MNLKAAKGDLDSRIFDTINIILLVTFTIIIVVPLWNVVVSSFSSGRSLAEGGFIFWPTEFSLENYQAVFRDANIWNAFFISVAKTVIGVITHVFFCAMVGYGLSKKYVRGRKFYVAMGVVTMFFSGGMIPTYLLIKDLGLLNSFWVYIIPALLSFYDVIILMNFFRNVPDSLEESAKIDGGGDWRIFLSIFIPLSMPAMATIALFNGVGQWNDFMTTKLYITDQALYPLQMMLYEIIVQSQTQSMQNIGSVAIQTTTKGVQLATIVVTTLPIVVMYPILQRYFISGMMLGAVKE
- a CDS encoding 2-keto-3-deoxygluconate permease; protein product: MKIKATLDRIPGGMMVVPLLIAAVINTFAPDLLRIGNFTESLFVNGSSTLIALFLLCTGAQINVKSFGVSVGKGATLLVTKWVVGAAFGLIAYLFAGENGLWLGLAPIAVIAAMTNSNGGLFVALVGQYGSKEDRAAYSLLALNDGPFLTMVALSIFGAMGFVDGMFSFVSFISVLLPIIVGMVLGNLDEEMRKFLDKGSSMLIPFFAFALGMGIDFGAIVDGGLSGIILGLLTVFVTGTAGYFVFKALKWNPIVGAAEGSTAGNAVATPAAIGVANASFAAFTDIATVQVAASVVTTAILLPLYVGFLVKRLEKKGHSFDTNTADAES
- a CDS encoding PrpR N-terminal domain-containing protein — encoded protein: MTIKTLFIAPYPAMSHLIEECRKEEPELEVRVEVGNLLEAVPLAKEGERLGYDVIISRGGTAKLIEPEVGIPVIDVHVSGYDMLRVLTLANHFPGKKAIVGFSNITLGAKAITDVLDIEVDVFTVEKAQEVDRLLEDLKAKGFELIMGDVVTMEAAAKHHLEGILIQSGREAIFDAFQKAKSAFRLHERTQWEISFLQTLLEETAANLTVLDAEGEVVYEQWPDFGSCPLPVEALQADLRLNREAEASILIHENGTRKLKQKRTLKVIQGKRYYLYTFSEVKQNGEAAGYHVEAITQLPMLISQSEAMHGCLQRIEDLLDSRILILIGEAGTGKQLLSRYIHYRKNEGQGLYVRLTAKQAMALSGKDEEEAWDNDIRTLYIHGLETIAPQEMTNLKPWMNEMKDRGFTIILSLEKDDSNYHPLLLDEEAARIAVPALRERREDIKPLVTYYIASYHGTLGTSPIKIKDEAILLLTQYDWPGNVSELKILLQDAVTEEKGYVIGKPLISRLLAKKEEHPSAAMGPEFLRGTLDEIEKRIIDAIMEEEQFNQTKVAERLGINRSTLWRKLKQ
- a CDS encoding ABC transporter permease subunit; the protein is MSETAAVQSTGTSPVQPNGKKPLGQRIKEFFIDYKRQWELQSMIIPGVIFMFIFCYIPIYGLTIAFKNYTVIDTLDSAPWVGLDNFKIILSDKYFWDSVVNTLGISFLKLAIGFVIPIILAIMIYEVGMGRFKKFVQTVSYLPHFLSWIVLGGMLITWFSTSGLFNEILLSLGLISQPQNILLDPSKYWWIATLSDIWKEAGWGTILYLAIMAKIDPTYYEAARIDGASRLRQIWNITLPNMKMIISLNLILTVSGLLGSNLDQTLVLMNSQNREKAEVINSYVYRMGMTQGDFSYATAVGLGVSIISVILLVTANKVTSKLNDNQSVL
- a CDS encoding sugar ABC transporter substrate-binding protein, whose protein sequence is MLMNKAFGKKGLTLITALMAVVLVVSGCGGSGGNSGSKKENWVSIEGRYTPDPETPAWQLDKKEETTELTWYVNADWWNTDFGKDVVTKKIKEDLNINIKFITGDDTKLNTFFAGGEMPDLITTFDSNSPVVQKAATWALPLNDLAEKYDPYFNKVAAQDTLNWFQLKDGKTYGYPNYSNTQEDYDSGNIPAKTAFIIRKDVYEALGKPVMGTPEEFQAVLADIKKQFPALIPLGFNSIGEGTGSLGDVLQDFIGVPLEENGGFYNRNLDEDYLTWVKAFNTVYRDGAISDDSFADDGTAFEEKVKAGKYATIMLDGTPQQGGNLQSFYSNNKGKEYIAIDGPQSTAGRKPMLNQSGITGWMISFITKKNADPAKSIQLFTYLLSEEGQMLMNYGIEGETYQVNADGTVEFLPAVKDLQMNNPDTFKKDYRMGEFMFFGHDRHKALSGDAFPDAIKQMQEWGKGKLTPHFILENINPDQGTPEARSLTAINTKWNSTLVSMIRSKDDAAYNNLLNEYKKFLDDNNWDKIVEVRNEKMKANKEKLGLK
- a CDS encoding glycoside hydrolase family 30 beta sandwich domain-containing protein: MLNMTIYQSNGEEELFVRKDKEQLAPGTSDAQHTVVIDEEQTFQEMDGFGASFTDSAAYLIHQVLETKQRSELMTRLFDPNEGIGLSVLRQPMGASDYARDFYSYNDMPEGQTDVELNQFSIAHDEEDIIPLLKEALRLNPDVKLMGSPWSPPGWMKTSGSMIGGELKLEYYAVYANYFVRYIQGYEANGLPIYAITPQNEALYSPGHYPGMIMLPEAQSDFIKNHLKPQFVKNGIDTKILCYDHNWDKPDYPLTVFEQAGDAVDGVAWHWYGGKPSAQSEVFDAFPGKEVHFTEGSGGEWIPPFEQAFSNVMRTGIEILRNHSKSYVLWNMALDEKNGPAVPGFGKSTCRGIVTVNQQTKELTYTLDFYALAHFSKVIRPKAVRIASTSDESIRSVAFKNTDGSIAVVMFNDSEQEENAALHMQGTERLNLRLAPKSAVSVLIEE